The window AGCGACCATGAAAAGGACTATCAGTAGTAGGAATCTCGTTCTCATTTCAGCTTTTGCATGTAGGTAAACTCATAAGAAGGAAGCAATTCCGGGTGAAGCGCTTTTATCATATCACTAAGCAACAGATCGGGGCGGGCAATGGCACTTTCCCAGTAATCATTTCCTCCCGTGGCATTCATCCGTTTATTGTAATTATATACATTTCCTTCTTTGTACGCCTTGAACAGTTTGTATTTTGCATCGAGCTTTCCAAGCTCATTGAGCGAGTTGGCTTGCGTGCCCACCCACACATCTGCCTTGCTGAAATTAACTAAAGCCGACTCTATATTGGAAGAAATGCTTCCGCTGGTGTTGTCGTTCTCATAAAAATAGGAGGCACCTGCATCGCGAAACATTTTTGCATTAAAGCTCATTCCGGCAGGCATTGACCATGCACCCCGGAAATCCTGTCCGGACAATAGGGTAGGGCGACTTTTTACTTTCAGAGCCAATGCTGATACCTCTTTGTATCTTTTCTCTACATCGTTAAATAAGCTGTCAGCCAAAGCCGATTTATCAAAAAACGCTCCTATAAACTTGATCCATTCAGCGCGGCCTAGCAATGTTTTCTCCTGCCACTCTATATTATAGATAACCGACAATCCGTTTTGAGTAAGCCTTTTCGAGTTCGCATCCTCTGCATTGTAAGCCGAAGTCATCACCGCTTGCGGACGGAGCATCATCAGATTTTCAATATCCAGATTAAAAGCATCTCCCAGATCTTTTATTTTTCCGGCTTTT of the uncultured Bacteroides sp. genome contains:
- a CDS encoding ABC transporter substrate-binding protein, coding for MKHLYYALLIILTLFSSCVNKQQNRNQATGEQLIIKYAEGFSIGKSDKYTCVTVYNPWKRGAVYDRYYLVKDAKVSVPQDGKKILIPLKSLVANSATYFEFLQMLGELDKVTGVCSAAWVYNPQILGGVKAGKIKDLGDAFNLDIENLMMLRPQAVMTSAYNAEDANSKRLTQNGLSVIYNIEWQEKTLLGRAEWIKFIGAFFDKSALADSLFNDVEKRYKEVSALALKVKSRPTLLSGQDFRGAWSMPAGMSFNAKMFRDAGASYFYENDNTSGSISSNIESALVNFSKADVWVGTQANSLNELGKLDAKYKLFKAYKEGNVYNYNKRMNATGGNDYWESAIARPDLLLSDMIKALHPELLPSYEFTYMQKLK